The following proteins are encoded in a genomic region of Verrucomicrobiota bacterium:
- a CDS encoding DASS family sodium-coupled anion symporter: MTDRLEDRDTRAQGKRILSALTFNVPAAFLKTMACLLLAAALTLGGQSLGWFAGLEAAGVWMLFILFFTAGLWIVEAMPAFVVAILIIALEILILGKPGGVLAGLEDRDAWLAFVSPWSSSIMWLFLGGFVLAAAAVKTQLDLLCARKVVGLCGDQPWRLLAGVMLITFVFSMFMSNTATAAMMVAVMAPVTRKLPPGDKFALGLLLSVPIAANLGGIGTIIGTPPNAIAVGALSEDLRPSFFAWMKLGVPVALIMGVIGYFYLLKFYPSGRRKIDISQLGQMEGTEADPTPPPPPAWQQVFVMAVFLFAVASWMTESFHGTPPAVVSFFAIALLAVSGILQAEDMRRLPWDVLLMLAGGLALGVGITETGVGAWLPGLLPENLSPLILTFVIAYLALLMSNVMSNTATAAMLLPVAIALTSGIEGFSEMSLAFPVAIACSSAMCLPISTPPNAIAYASGLIRTKDYLRAGLLLGALAPLVAWGVSLWQP; the protein is encoded by the coding sequence ATGACTGACCGACTCGAAGACCGAGATACCCGCGCGCAGGGCAAGCGCATTCTCTCCGCCCTCACCTTCAACGTCCCGGCGGCTTTTCTCAAAACGATGGCCTGTCTTCTTTTGGCAGCCGCCCTGACTCTTGGTGGCCAATCGCTGGGCTGGTTTGCAGGTCTGGAAGCGGCTGGTGTCTGGATGCTCTTCATCCTCTTTTTCACAGCTGGATTATGGATCGTGGAAGCCATGCCGGCCTTCGTCGTTGCCATCCTCATCATCGCGCTTGAAATTCTCATTCTCGGAAAACCCGGAGGTGTCTTGGCCGGCCTCGAGGACAGGGACGCTTGGCTGGCCTTCGTCTCGCCTTGGTCCAGTTCCATCATGTGGCTTTTCCTGGGCGGCTTCGTGCTGGCGGCCGCGGCCGTCAAAACGCAATTGGATCTCCTCTGCGCCCGAAAAGTCGTTGGCCTCTGCGGGGATCAGCCATGGAGACTTCTGGCAGGCGTCATGCTCATCACTTTCGTTTTCTCCATGTTCATGTCGAACACCGCCACCGCCGCCATGATGGTAGCGGTCATGGCCCCCGTGACCCGCAAACTGCCCCCAGGGGACAAGTTTGCCCTCGGCCTCCTCCTGAGCGTTCCCATCGCGGCCAACCTCGGTGGGATCGGCACCATCATCGGGACCCCGCCCAATGCCATTGCCGTGGGTGCCCTCTCCGAAGACCTTCGCCCCTCCTTCTTCGCATGGATGAAGCTGGGCGTGCCGGTGGCCCTCATCATGGGAGTCATTGGCTACTTCTACCTCCTGAAATTCTATCCTTCGGGCAGGCGGAAAATCGATATCAGCCAGCTCGGCCAAATGGAGGGAACGGAGGCCGACCCCACCCCGCCGCCCCCTCCCGCTTGGCAGCAAGTCTTCGTCATGGCCGTCTTCCTCTTTGCCGTGGCTTCCTGGATGACGGAGTCCTTTCATGGCACGCCCCCCGCGGTGGTCTCCTTCTTCGCCATCGCCCTCTTAGCGGTCAGTGGCATCCTCCAGGCCGAAGACATGCGCCGCCTCCCGTGGGACGTCCTCCTGATGCTCGCGGGGGGGCTCGCGCTTGGGGTGGGGATCACCGAAACCGGCGTGGGCGCCTGGCTCCCAGGACTGCTCCCAGAAAATCTCTCGCCCCTCATCTTAACCTTCGTGATCGCCTACCTGGCACTCCTGATGTCGAACGTCATGTCGAACACGGCCACTGCTGCCATGCTCTTACCCGTCGCCATCGCGCTCACCAGCGGCATCGAGGGCTTCAGCGAAATGTCCCTGGCCTTTCCAGTCGCCATCGCCTGCTCCAGCGCCATGTGCCTGCCCATCTCTACTCCCCCGAACGCCATCGCCTACGCGAGCGGCCTCATCCGCACCAAAGACTACCTGCGAGCCGGCCTCCTCCTCGGGGCCCTCGCTCCCCTGGTAGCATGGGGCGTCTCCCTCTGGCAGCCCTAA